The genomic window TGTCTTGCGAGCTGTACACTTTCACGGTATAGCCAGCCTCGCACCCCTTCGAGCTATTCATTTGCAGACGAAGCCCAACGCTATATCCATAGTCCGTCAACTTCTCGTCCGGTATCCAAAAGCCGCCATTGTCTAACGTTTGCGCCGGCTCAGAATCCTCAAAGCGGAACTCTACCCCGTCCGGATTAGCGGTGTTCACCAGCTGTACACGTATAGCCATGCCTTTCGTGAAGTTCTCGATATTGAAATTTAAGCTCCAAGTAGCCACCGGATTCCACTCGTAGATAAAGCAATAAGCTACAGGATCCAGAGTACTGGTAAACCGTACCTCCCCTTCCGCCTGGCTCTGCGGAGCCCCGGGTGTCATCCCCGCCAGGCTCGCCGACCCGACCATACCCCAAGCCAGTCCATGCCCCGGCCATGCGGCGCATAAACATAAGACCATCGCAATGAGCGACAACCTCATACTAATTCCTCGTAAAATTGTTTTCATAAGCAATAAATTTATAAATAGGTGTTTTGTATTCATAATACGTATCGGTATCTCTCACCATTCCCGACTTAGCGTGTCGTATTCGTAGGATGGCCTTTTTCCCATGCGCCGAGCGCAAACACGCCGGGCCGGTATGCGGAGGAAATCCTCCGCATACCGGCCCGGCGTATACATATAATAGATCTGGGTTAGCTTGCTTGCTTGCTTGCTTGCTTGCTTGCTTGCTTGCTTGCTTGCTTGCTTGCTTGCTTGCTTGCTTGCTTGCTTGCTTGCTTGCTTGCTTGCTTGCTAGACAATTATTCCGATTCACCAAGCGCATACTGATAAAAAAGGTTAACATCATATATCTATCACACATCATCATATGATTTTCATATACTCTTTAATGTATAAGACGTAGTAAATATAAGAAATAAAAAAATATGTAATAAAGACCTACACACCCCACCCTCCCAAATTCATGCTTATTGTGCGTATATAGCGGATAAGCGATTAAAAATAGCGGTTATGTGACATAAATAAATTCGAATACCATTTTGAGGGGATGGAGACGGGGCACGCCCCGTCTCTACAACTGGGTAATGAGTTAATCCTATAGACCTACTTTTTTCCTTATCAAATATCTTATTACATGGAAATTATTCCATACATTTGCCACTGTACTAATAAATAACAGTTACGACTATGACAAAATTAAGCAACATCCCCGCCAAGGAAACCACGGCCAAGACCGCAAGAACACGTAAGGCCAAGACCGAACCCGCAAAGTCCAAGTGGGATCCCACCAAGCCGGTACAATTCACACAAGAGGAGATCTGGGAACATATCCATGAGATCGAGAAGGGGCCGTTCTATCCTATTGAAGAAGTACATCAAAGAATAAGATCATGGATGGACAACTATCAAGGAAAAAAGTAATCGGTTCTCCCATTTACGAGGAAAGCCTTGAGAGGATTTTCGTGGAAGGTATAGAACGATTCGGCATATTCCAAGCCCGGAAATATCTTGAGCACATATTGAATACAGTCGAGAAACTGGAAAACGACTATCCTTATTATCCCGAATGCCGACACCTAGCTACGAAAAGCCGCATGTACCGGAACATCATCCTGGATTCACACCTTATCATCTACCGCATCACCGAGGAGCGTATCGAAGTGCTAGACATCGTCCATTCCGCATCCAGCATGCGAAAGATCAAACAGGCTAGGAATATCCACATCGAATGATGCAGAGAAACAGAAAAAGGCGAGCCACCCGTAAGTGACCCGCCTCTTTTTGCTGATATATAAGGATTAAGATTGGATTAGTTGTTCTCCGGACGAAGCTTGCGTACGGTAACAGCTGTCTGCCACATCTCGCTCTCGCGCAATGCCTTCAATTCAGCCTCCAATTTCTCACGATAATCCGGCTTAGAGTTTGAGTCGATAGAGATCTGAGCCTCGTTACCGCATTTTACGTTCGCGTACAATTTCTCGACAACCGGCTTGATAGCGTCGTGGAACGGACCCATCCAGTCCAAAGCGCCACGCTGGGCAGTCGTAGAGCAGTTAGCGTACATCCAGTCCATACCATTCTTGGCGAATAAGGGCATCAAGGATTGAGTCAACTCCTCGACCGTCTCGTTGAAAGCCTCGGAAGGAGTATGTCCATTCTCGCGCAATACCTCATACTGGGCCAACAACAAACCTTGGATAGCGCCCATCAAAGAACCACGCTCACCAGTCAAATCGGAAGTAGCCTCACGGATGAAAGTCGTCTCGAACAAGTAGCCGGAACCGATACCGATACCCAACGCCAACGTACGATCCATCGCCTTGCCAGTAGCGTCTTGATAGATAGCGAAAGAAGAGTTCAAGCCACGACCCTCAAGGAACATGGAACGCAAAGACGTACCAGACCCCTTCGGAGCGACCATGATCACGTCAATATCCGCGGGAGGAACAACGCCCGTACGATCGTTCCAAGTGATCGCGAAACCATGAGAGAAATACAGGGCCTTGCCAGCTGTCAAATAAGGCTTCATCGTAGGCCATACAGACATTACGGCAGCGTCGGACAACAAGCACATGATGATCGTGGCCTTGTCGCAAGCCTCCTCGATACCGAACAGAGTCTCACCCGGAACCCATCCGTCCTCAACCGCTTTCTCGTAAGT from Parabacteroides distasonis ATCC 8503 includes these protein-coding regions:
- a CDS encoding type II toxin-antitoxin system RelE/ParE family toxin translates to MDGQLSRKKVIGSPIYEESLERIFVEGIERFGIFQARKYLEHILNTVEKLENDYPYYPECRHLATKSRMYRNIILDSHLIIYRITEERIEVLDIVHSASSMRKIKQARNIHIE
- the ilvC gene encoding ketol-acid reductoisomerase, with the translated sequence MAQMNFGGVVENVMTREEFPLEKAREILKDETIAVIGYGVQGPGQSLNLRDNGFNVIVGQRQGKTYEKAVEDGWVPGETLFGIEEACDKATIIMCLLSDAAVMSVWPTMKPYLTAGKALYFSHGFAITWNDRTGVVPPADIDVIMVAPKGSGTSLRSMFLEGRGLNSSFAIYQDATGKAMDRTLALGIGIGSGYLFETTFIREATSDLTGERGSLMGAIQGLLLAQYEVLRENGHTPSEAFNETVEELTQSLMPLFAKNGMDWMYANCSTTAQRGALDWMGPFHDAIKPVVEKLYANVKCGNEAQISIDSNSKPDYREKLEAELKALRESEMWQTAVTVRKLRPENN